The DNA segment AGGATCCTGTACTTATTAATAAATGGATAATAGCAATTTGTGTTGTTTGTTGTGTTGATTTGTATCTTCATTCTCACACTTCTTGATCCAAAAATGAATTTCGCACAATTGTGAATTCAATCCACGTTGAAACATGTTTTCTTGTTAGAATGAATATCCTCTGAACAAACTGTATATTCGTTTTTTGTACCTACCGCATTCAGAACAAACTGAAGGaactatttttcaatatttatcacCTATAGTATTCCCAACTTATTAGCGATGTgcataataaaaatgatattgTAGTATTGACACACCTGAATCCATGAAAATGTAAATTTCTACTGTGAATCATTCGGTGttgttttaattattttttcgtttcGCAGTTTTATTGTCGCCCGTCTGGGCTGGGTGAATTTGTGATGTAACTTTCTCACTCTAGTTAATTCCATTGTTTGGAGTCGTTGAGTTAGCAGATAGGCGCTGTGTCAAAATTGTTCGTCTACATTCACCGTTGAATATTCGctacttttcaaaaaaaatttatgtcgAAACGCTGAAGAGATTTAGATTTTTCAGTGAATGAGTTTCATTCTTCAGTTTCAAAAGATGTTACATTAAATTTAATTTAGGTACTAGGTGCATCAGGGATTTCTACAGTCGTTTCAGCCTTGAATTCGAATCTCAGCAGATTCTAAACGGTGGCAATGTATTATATAAGAACAACATATTCAATCAagttgtccaaattcctgcaaaAATTTCTCAGTATGTATAACCAAAAATGGACCTTACGAATCAAGAAGTTACGAATATATTTAGCATAAAATTTCCTAAGGTGAATTTCCGCAATTAAACAGTTTTTGTATAGCAATATTGCTTTCacttatgtacagggtggttcataactattgggacataggctaagggcagattgtttggaccaaaatatggcgataggatcaaatatacctcaataaaatattggtgtggaaaaagatagagggtgttaaagttgaattttttacaagtggacagaataatatttttttcgaagtcctttattaaaagaattagaaaaggcatagaagtcggaggaggccacgtagaacatttaatttaagtttattctttttatgttacattgtttttaattatgctttatcgtcgaaataaatgaataaaataaataaatcgttacttcaaatccctttccgatgctctgaactgttcaattgtgtttttcttaaaaacggatgaaaaaatatacagtgaaattattaacaaaaaacgaaaaagaaattcaactttaacgacctctatcttttttcacagcaatatttcatgaaggtatatttggtcctatcgccatattttggttcaaacaatctgcccttagcctatgtcccaatagttatgaatcaccctgtatacagaagGATTTACTGTATTGTTCCAGGAGTTGCagcccttttcactctgaagccactcaagTCGTATATGTAAATGgtagatatcatgcccaaataggtaacgatagataatagtagagtgctggtgagatgaacattttgagctcagcaattcttttttttaggAACTGAAAATTGGCTCATATCTCCGTAACCCAtggaagagttgaacaggggacgagaaacttgaccataagtttgtttatcaggaaaaacattgaaagaaaacaatttccaatgaccaacgattgtctatgtcaaggttttcatcatcagatgtatcagcgtatgaaatacatattttctatttcagagtcactctcacttatttccgagatggtttttacttttttaaacctttgtatattttttatatttatttccattattcaattttcttttttttttaagcaaactattatctaagctcagtgcgggaaacttggacaaCTGATTATGTCTCTCGATAACATGGGTCTAGTCTCCCGCAATCCATttaagtctattcaacagatattttcttgaaacttttacaactatcatTGAAAAGGCCCaacgtttgtaaaacaatactAATAAACGAatgcaataaaactaaataacaccaagcacctattgaacttttcagacagtataaattattcaattccttacttcctaacaacaaaatcacgttcaaccctctcactcccgaactgttctaaTGGCGGCAAAAATGGAGCCACCAGccaccactagttgtgccttgttacgagtatttCGTAAGCTATTCACGATACCGGTagagcgaaatttgaattgaaatatttgaggggGTTCAAGTCTTCTACCTGAGCAAGTATCTCGGACCTCTGTCAAGGTTTTCCTGGTTTTTTGTAAAATCCTTTAGAAGCCCGAAATTGGATGCCATGGATGCATCCTCAATACGAAGCTGTGATTATAAAAATGGACTCGATACCAACTTCAAGCTTTGTCAAAATCCCACTAATCGACATTCAACAGACAACAATCACCTCAAATAATGAACAGTGTCGAATAAGTTCGTACGTCAAAAATGGCATACATGTCAGATGTACTCCAGACATGTCcacaaatgaaaatatcacCAGCAATAGGATCGCTCGTCCTTCGGAAAAACTCACCCTATTCAGCATCTGCTGCCCGTGCCTCAGGCCCAAAAAACTAACATGCAGGGCCAGCGATATAGCTCTGGTCATGTACGACAAAGATGAACCACACGAATATGTTCTGGAGAAGCTGGTGATAAAACGGGTACCGTTGAGATTCTTCGGCGTCGAGGAAGATTTTGTGGAATACGAGAGGAGCCTGAAAGAGGATTCAAAGACGACTTGCGAGAAGGAAATTGCGGTTACAGATTTCGATGAAATCAAATCTGTGGAGGTCGAAGCAGTCAGAGATGAAAAGCCTGTGGAAGTTCATGAGGTATCTCGCAAGAACTCAAGCGCTTATGCATCGAGCCTAATCACTCGATTTTTAGGAAATCAAGAAGCAACCCTCCCAGGAGATGGAGATGGAAGCAGTACAGGCCGTTACAAGTGGCAACTCGTTGAAAGTCAATTGCAACACACCAGTGGAGGAATTCCTCCAGTCGAAGCTAAGTTTCGCTTGCGAGCCATTAACAGATCCAAAATCTGGGGAAGAACTAATTCTGCGCACCATAACAGCTAACGAAGAACAAGATTTGGTGACAGAGGTCGATCAGAGGATTGCCAAGATGTCACCAGATTTGGAACATACTATTAACGTACTGAAGGGTGTTAAGCCAAGGCCGGTCAGTACTCAGGGTACACCTATGCCTATTAAGAATCAAAGGAGACTGGTCCCCAGGAACGTTGAGCATGAAGGCATCATTACTAAAGGAGCTTACAACTATATGCCTTGCCCCAAGGACCACCCACTGCTAGGTAAATTACTCATGTGTCTACTTCAGATTATTTTGCACCATTATTTCTTTTGTCTAATTGTGGATTGATCGATAGATTGATTGTGTCTAGTTTGGGTAGTTGAAGATTGTAGATTTTAGAGGGAGATTGCGTACTGTGAACTGAATATCTGTTGTGCcctccatcagagctgttctcaccaataCGTGGTTTAAAGTTCACCCCCAGTTTCGATGAACTCCGGTACATGAAATGGTCACCAGATGATCCGAAATGTTTTTCACTTCCCCACAAAATCTGCACTCCTTAGTTTCTGTTAGATCCATTCTCATAAGGGTCTTCCTGAAGTGGCAGTGTCCTCTGTAAGGAATTCAGTAGGGAGGTGTAGCATATACTTGATTAGATCCAGATGGTTCTTAGATCTTGTAGTGTTGAGATCTTTCGATTGCAAATATGTCTGCCGCGTGGACTATAGCTTAGCAACAGTAGCATTTGAGTGGTAATTGTTGAACCTTAATAAATTGCCTGCTACTGAACAATTCACGAAGACAGTTCTCTACCTTTTTACTTCTTCGTCTTTTATTTCGAAGAACAATTGAGTGCTTGGTGACCAAACAGGTTTTTCCGTTATCAAGAAGAAATAGCAATCAATTCAAACTTTTCTAAAATAAATTACAATTGCTTCAAGGTCAAATCAAGGTGAACCTGCTTCTTCCAAATGAATCATTCTGTATTTTAATGCATATTCTGATATATTTCTCAAATCAACGTTTATTTTCTGTACGTTTCCTATAGCTAATTGAAAAGTACTAGAATTATTCGCCccttcttgaaaaaaataagtGATTTATCACTGTTTTCTCAGATACGCCATCACTCTCTCGGGAAATACAAAgtttcttatacagggtgagtcttcgactcgtacaaatatttcaacaatagattctttaggtcaaaacaaacacttt comes from the Coccinella septempunctata chromosome 2, icCocSept1.1, whole genome shotgun sequence genome and includes:
- the LOC123306824 gene encoding uncharacterized protein LOC123306824, which produces MSTNENITSNRIARPSEKLTLFSICCPCLRPKKLTCRASDIALVMYDKDEPHEYVLEKLVIKRVPLRFFGVEEDFVEYERSLKEDSKTTCEKEIAVTDFDEIKSVEVEAVRDEKPVEVHEEIKKQPSQEMEMEAVQAVTSGNSLKVNCNTPVEEFLQSKLSFACEPLTDPKSGEELILRTITANEEQDLVTEVDQRIAKMSPDLEHTINVLKGVKPRPVSTQGTPMPIKNQRRLVPRNVEHEGIITKGAYNYMPCPKDHPLLGIHYTLNKTTFAPPVEETSKSIITDLHIANTTDQDSKVATSIMIDEATTNYEDATVLAGDDVSTIRPSMFNMPSIRNLSDEEDYIRSDYSSDSTNFQGTFGSKRFGSFFNKPHEQKTDFGTTDFSVYHAEVAHRFGRRVPPSRSSKKRNLKWKIVINNHPKDIMAPTTSTSEFQLSNSRKSPCKGYFSKSGLSF